From the Methanocaldococcus fervens AG86 genome, the window TTAATGTAATGCCTCTTAGCATCTATGGCAACGACAACACATTGAGAGCCAAATATTTCACTCGCCTCTTTAATTAAATTAGGATTTTTTACTGCTGCAGTGTTTATTGAGATTTTATCAGCTCCAGCTCTCAAAATTTTTCTAAAATCTTCAATTGATTTAATTCCTCCACCAACGGTTAAAGGGATAAAAACCTTCTCAGCAGTTCTTTCAACAACATCAATAATTATATCTCTTTTTTCAGCTGAAGCTGTTATATCTAAAAATACAAGCTCATCGGCTCCTTCATCATCATACAGCTGAGCTAATTCAACAGGATCTCCGGCATCTCTTAGATTTAAAAATTTTGTTCCTTTAACCACCCTTCCATCCTTGATATCCAAACATGGGATTATTCTTTTTGTTAGCATCTATATCACTCCATTATTCCAAATCTTTAAATTCAGTCTCTTCTTCAGATTTTTCTTCTTCAGTTATTCCAGATATGGCTTTTGCCAATTTCAATGCTCTTAAAGATGCCAAATCTTTCTCT encodes:
- the hisF gene encoding imidazole glycerol phosphate synthase subunit HisF, translated to MLTKRIIPCLDIKDGRVVKGTKFLNLRDAGDPVELAQLYDDEGADELVFLDITASAEKRDIIIDVVERTAEKVFIPLTVGGGIKSIEDFRKILRAGADKISINTAAVKNPNLIKEASEIFGSQCVVVAIDAKRHYINEDEIDKIDKNVVKVEDGYCWFEVYIYGGRKETGIDAIEWAKKVEELGAGEILLTSIDKDGTKSGYDLILTREISKSVKLPVIASGGCGKPEHVYEAFVHGKADAALMAGILHYKEYTIEEIKKYCADRGIPMRLL